A genome region from Deinococcus sp. KNUC1210 includes the following:
- a CDS encoding HAD-IIB family hydrolase, producing the protein MVSLLLAFDLDGTLIPEGGLTVPQATRRALARLHALGVKTAIITGRDVPPNDVLDAARPTAVATNNGGRILLNGELHREARFDEADLRAVLSHGLNDARVIVFTADQVYVDIPPNTPAPHWLAHRVHAPLSEAPMGNVLKVGFYHPDIRGWRDALEQSHPHLVMTGAQPPYTEFLTVTPTGADKGAALVAVAEALNIELSNTIAFGDSDNDVAMLELAGHAVQLGQLPLLRPHADEVLDGPEALGAYLDGLAERLEQEELLSTQH; encoded by the coding sequence ATGGTTTCCCTCCTGCTTGCCTTCGATCTCGACGGCACCCTGATTCCCGAAGGCGGCCTGACCGTGCCGCAGGCCACCCGCCGGGCACTGGCACGGCTGCATGCCCTGGGCGTGAAGACCGCCATCATCACCGGGCGCGACGTGCCGCCAAACGACGTGCTGGACGCAGCCCGGCCCACCGCGGTCGCCACCAACAACGGCGGACGCATCCTGCTGAATGGCGAACTGCACCGCGAGGCCCGCTTCGATGAAGCCGACCTGCGGGCGGTGCTGTCACACGGCCTGAACGATGCCCGCGTGATCGTCTTCACCGCCGATCAGGTGTACGTGGATATTCCGCCCAATACGCCCGCCCCGCACTGGCTGGCCCACCGCGTCCACGCGCCGCTCTCCGAAGCCCCGATGGGAAACGTCCTGAAGGTGGGCTTTTACCATCCCGACATTCGCGGCTGGCGCGACGCGCTGGAACAGTCACATCCTCATCTGGTGATGACCGGAGCGCAGCCGCCTTACACCGAATTCCTGACGGTGACGCCCACCGGAGCCGACAAGGGTGCGGCACTCGTCGCCGTTGCCGAGGCGCTGAACATCGAACTGAGCAACACCATCGCCTTTGGAGACAGCGACAACGACGTGGCGATGCTGGAACTGGCGGGCCACGCGGTGCAGCTCGGACAGCTGCCGCTGCTGCGCCCGCACGCCGATGAAGTGCTGGACGGACCGGAAGCGCTGGGCGCGTATCTGGACGGATTGGCCGAGCGGCTGGAGCAGGAAGAACTCCTCAGCACGCAGCACTGA
- a CDS encoding OsmC family protein produces the protein MADIARKANAHWTGDLAKGQGTISTESGTLKDAQYSFKTRFEDGVGTNPEELLAAAHAGCFTMQLSALLGAHGHDPQDLQTEATCGMVREGQGFKIATMHLKITGKVGNIDAAEFQKHVEQAADMCPLSRVMKGNVEITHEAVLS, from the coding sequence ATGGCAGACATCGCACGCAAGGCCAACGCTCACTGGACAGGCGATCTGGCGAAAGGTCAGGGAACCATCAGCACCGAGAGCGGCACCCTGAAAGACGCGCAGTACAGCTTCAAGACCCGCTTTGAAGATGGCGTGGGCACCAACCCCGAGGAACTGCTGGCTGCCGCCCACGCCGGATGCTTCACCATGCAGCTTTCTGCGCTGCTGGGAGCACACGGGCACGACCCGCAGGATCTCCAGACCGAGGCGACCTGCGGCATGGTGCGCGAGGGCCAGGGTTTCAAAATCGCCACCATGCACCTGAAAATCACCGGCAAGGTCGGCAACATCGACGCCGCCGAGTTTCAGAAGCACGTCGAGCAGGCCGCCGACATGTGCCCGCTGAGCCGCGTGATGAAGGGCAACGTGGAGATCACGCACGAAGCCGTTTTGAGCTGA
- the lon gene encoding endopeptidase La — translation MPDSPAEIKTSEIAIPANVPVCPVRGSVIYPTMVQHIDASRALSIAAIEAAMQEEKVILIVSQRDKDVDDPQGSDLYNVGTLCSVLRVRKNADGTVQMLVSAIGRASVSSYTRGDFLRADVELLTSEPGKAVELQALTRELNEKFESLISGGKFLSSEAVQTIQGKEDAGEMADFIAFNMDFKLEDKQAVLELRKVTDRIRRVLSLLDGEAEVMSMQQKIRAQVKEEIDRNQREYYLREQMKVIQKELHGGEDGETDETEELRSKIEALGLAPEVKKEIDRELNRLSRMHPDAAEASVIRTYLTTVTELPWNVRSDDQLDIVQAANILDEDHYGLEKVKDRVLEFLAVRRLRKERAERGEIDAAEVNKGPILVFTGPPGVGKTSIAQSIAKSLGRKYVRIALGGARDESDIRGHRRTYIGAMPGRIIQGLRSAGTKNPVVLLDEVDKLGAGYQGDPSAALLEVLDPAQNANFTDHYLGVPFDLSEVMFIATANYPEQIPPALMDRMEVIDFSSYIEQEKLEIAKRYLMPRQLNQNGLKGNQIAITDAALEKLISHYTREAGVRNLEREIGTVARKVARRIAGAEVKRVKVTDKDLDRYLGQSRYTPEHENREDMVGVATGMFYTPVGGDILFIETSVSPGRGMVLTGQLGDVMKESARAALTYAKTNGDRFGIPRERIDESEIHIHVPAGGIPKEGPSAGGAMLTSIISALTGIPARRDVAMTGEITLTGRYLPIGGLKEKVLGARRAGIRHIIMPKANEGDLRDIPLHLRSTMRFHPCETADQVLDVALVGGLAALEARGNGGGSVSTAKPKASRRKRGTDDATIATA, via the coding sequence ATGCCTGATAGTCCCGCTGAAATCAAAACCTCTGAGATTGCCATTCCTGCCAACGTTCCGGTGTGCCCGGTGCGTGGCAGCGTGATTTACCCAACGATGGTGCAGCATATCGACGCCAGCCGTGCTCTGAGCATCGCGGCCATCGAAGCAGCCATGCAGGAAGAGAAAGTCATTCTGATCGTGTCGCAGCGCGACAAGGATGTGGATGATCCGCAGGGCAGCGACCTGTACAACGTCGGTACGCTCTGCTCGGTGCTGCGTGTTCGCAAGAACGCTGACGGCACGGTACAGATGCTGGTGAGCGCCATCGGCCGCGCCAGTGTCAGCAGCTATACTCGCGGCGACTTCCTGCGGGCCGATGTCGAACTGCTGACCTCGGAACCCGGCAAGGCCGTCGAACTGCAGGCCCTGACCCGCGAGCTGAACGAGAAGTTCGAGTCACTGATCTCGGGCGGCAAGTTCCTGAGCAGCGAAGCGGTGCAGACCATCCAGGGCAAGGAAGACGCCGGGGAAATGGCCGATTTCATCGCCTTCAACATGGACTTCAAGCTGGAAGACAAGCAGGCGGTTCTGGAACTCCGCAAGGTGACCGACCGCATTCGCCGGGTCCTGAGCCTGCTGGACGGTGAAGCCGAAGTCATGAGCATGCAGCAGAAGATTCGCGCTCAGGTCAAGGAAGAAATTGACCGCAATCAGCGTGAGTACTACCTGCGCGAGCAGATGAAGGTCATTCAGAAGGAGCTGCACGGCGGCGAAGACGGGGAGACCGACGAGACCGAGGAGCTGAGAAGCAAGATCGAGGCCCTGGGCCTGGCTCCCGAGGTCAAGAAGGAAATCGACCGCGAGCTGAACCGCCTCAGCCGCATGCACCCCGACGCGGCCGAAGCCTCGGTCATCCGCACCTATCTGACCACGGTGACCGAGCTGCCCTGGAACGTTCGCAGCGACGATCAGCTCGATATCGTGCAGGCTGCCAACATCCTGGACGAAGACCACTACGGTCTGGAGAAGGTGAAGGACCGGGTGCTGGAATTCCTGGCCGTTCGCCGTCTGCGGAAAGAGCGGGCCGAGCGTGGCGAGATCGACGCCGCCGAGGTCAACAAGGGGCCGATTCTGGTCTTCACCGGACCTCCCGGCGTGGGCAAGACGAGCATCGCGCAGAGCATCGCCAAGAGCCTGGGGCGCAAGTACGTCCGCATTGCACTGGGCGGCGCACGCGACGAGTCCGACATTCGCGGCCATCGCCGCACCTACATCGGTGCGATGCCGGGGCGCATCATCCAGGGCCTGCGGAGCGCGGGCACCAAAAACCCGGTGGTGCTGCTGGACGAGGTGGACAAGCTGGGTGCAGGCTATCAGGGCGACCCGAGTGCGGCGCTGCTGGAAGTGCTCGACCCCGCGCAGAATGCCAACTTCACCGATCACTACCTGGGCGTGCCCTTCGATCTGAGCGAAGTGATGTTCATCGCGACCGCCAACTACCCCGAGCAGATTCCCCCGGCCCTGATGGACCGTATGGAGGTCATCGACTTTTCCAGCTACATCGAGCAGGAGAAGCTGGAGATCGCCAAGCGGTACCTGATGCCGCGCCAGCTCAATCAGAACGGGCTGAAGGGCAACCAGATCGCCATCACCGATGCCGCGCTGGAAAAGCTGATCTCGCATTACACCCGTGAGGCGGGCGTGCGAAATCTGGAACGCGAGATCGGCACGGTAGCCCGCAAGGTCGCTCGCCGCATCGCCGGTGCGGAAGTGAAGCGCGTGAAGGTGACCGACAAGGACCTGGACCGTTACCTGGGCCAGTCGCGCTACACGCCCGAGCACGAGAACCGCGAAGACATGGTGGGCGTGGCGACCGGTATGTTCTACACCCCGGTGGGCGGCGACATCCTGTTCATCGAGACTTCGGTTTCCCCCGGGCGCGGCATGGTCCTGACCGGGCAGCTGGGCGACGTGATGAAGGAATCGGCCAGAGCAGCGCTCACCTACGCCAAGACCAACGGCGACCGCTTCGGCATTCCCCGTGAACGCATCGACGAGTCCGAGATTCATATTCACGTGCCTGCGGGCGGCATTCCCAAGGAAGGCCCCAGTGCAGGCGGCGCGATGCTCACCAGCATCATCAGCGCTCTGACGGGCATTCCCGCCCGCCGCGACGTGGCGATGACCGGTGAGATTACCCTGACCGGGCGTTACCTGCCCATCGGCGGCCTGAAAGAGAAGGTGCTGGGCGCACGCCGCGCCGGAATCCGGCACATCATCATGCCCAAGGCCAACGAGGGCGACTTGCGCGACATTCCGCTGCACCTGCGCTCGACCATGCGCTTCCACCCCTGCGAGACGGCAGATCAGGTGCTGGACGTGGCTCTGGTCGGCGGACTGGCGGCACTGGAAGCTCGCGGGAACGGTGGCGGCAGCGTCAGCACCGCCAAGCCCAAGGCTTCTCGCCGCAAGCGCGGCACCGACGACGCGACCATCGCGACGGCCTAA
- a CDS encoding acyl-CoA thioesterase, giving the protein MPDAPTPGLSTPDAEPPILPAPRSSARMLELVFPKDLNGHGTAFGGFVLSLMDKAASMAAIRHCQGSVVTARMEAVDFHLPIRRGDAVALEAEVIHTGRTSMRVKVDVYRETLATGQQQLATSGIFVFVAVDENGKPRPIVRQE; this is encoded by the coding sequence ATGCCCGATGCACCCACACCCGGCCTTTCCACGCCCGACGCAGAACCCCCGATCCTGCCCGCCCCGCGCAGCAGCGCCCGCATGCTGGAACTGGTCTTCCCCAAAGACCTGAACGGCCACGGCACCGCGTTCGGCGGCTTCGTCCTGAGTCTGATGGACAAGGCCGCCAGCATGGCCGCCATCCGCCACTGTCAGGGCAGCGTGGTGACGGCCCGCATGGAAGCGGTCGACTTTCACCTGCCGATTCGCCGGGGCGACGCGGTGGCGCTGGAAGCCGAGGTGATTCATACCGGACGCACCAGCATGCGCGTGAAGGTGGACGTGTACCGCGAAACGCTGGCAACCGGACAGCAGCAACTGGCGACCAGCGGCATCTTCGTCTTTGTGGCCGTGGACGAGAACGGCAAACCCCGGCCCATCGTGCGGCAGGAGTAA